In a genomic window of Scyliorhinus torazame isolate Kashiwa2021f chromosome 5, sScyTor2.1, whole genome shotgun sequence:
- the LOC140420810 gene encoding uncharacterized protein, which translates to MEKPWKCAECGKGFKFPSQLETHRRTHTGEKPWKCGDCGKTFNYPSRLKIHRCSHTGERPFTCSVCGKGFSQSSNLLTHQLIHSEERPFICPDCGKRFTQSSNLTAHQRVHTGEKPFTCSVCGKGFIQSATLMTHQRVHTEERPFSCTDCGKRFRHSGHLIVHQRIHTGERPFTCSKCGKGFADSSGLLTHQRIHTGEKPFTCTACGKGFAHSSNLVTHQRVHTGERPIICTVCGEGFTQSSQLLRHQRVHK; encoded by the coding sequence atggagaaaccttggaaatgtgcagagtgtgggaagggattcaaattccCTTCCcagttggaaactcatcgacgcactcatacaggggagaaaccatggaaatgtggagactgtgggaagacgTTCAATTACCCGTCTCGACTAAAAATCCATCGATGCagccacacaggggagaggcctttcacctgttctgtgtgtgggaagggattcagtcagtcatccaacctgctgacacaccagcttattcacagtgaggagaggccTTTCATCTGCCCTGACTGTGGAAAAAGGTTCACACAATCATCCAACCTCACTGCccaccaacgtgttcacactggggagaagccattcacctgttctgtgtgcgggaagggattcattcagtcagctACCCTGatgacccaccagcgagttcacaccgaggagaggccgttcagctgcactGATTGTGGAAAGAGATTCAGGCATTCAGGCCACCTCattgtacaccagcgaattcacactggagagagaccattcacctgctccaagtgtgggaaaggatttgctgatTCATCCggccttctgacacaccagcgaattcacacaggagagaaaccattcacctgcaccgcatgtgggaagggatttgctcactCATCCAATCtggtaacacaccagcgagttcacactggggagagaccaatcatttgcactgtgtgtggggagggattcactcagtcatcccaactgctgagacaccagcgagttcacaagtga